The Lytechinus pictus isolate F3 Inbred chromosome 14, Lp3.0, whole genome shotgun sequence genomic sequence ccatcatcatcataataatcatcatcctcatcaccatcatcataatcaccatcatcaccactatcatcatcatcattatcctcatcaccataatggtcatcaccatcatcaccaccatcatcatcatcatcatcaccatcatcaccattatcccCCGTACGCGGATCGCACCCTGTGCCGATGCATTAACAAGAAGgtattcaaatgaattaattatcCATATCCACATTTTCACCGTCTTAAccataatcatcaacatcaccatcatcgccatcatatcatcctcatcaaaatcatcttcatcatcaccatcatcatcataataatcatcatcatcctcatcaccatcatcatcatcatcaccactatcatcatcatcattattttcttcgtcaccatcatcatcatcatcaccatcatcatcaccattatcccCCGTACGCGGATCGCACCCTGTGACGATGCATTAACAGGAAGGTattcaaattaattaattatccATATCCACATTTTCACCGtcttaatcattatcatcaacatcaccatcatcgccatcatatCATCCTCATCgaaatcatcaccattatcttcatcatcaccatcatcataataataatcatcataataataatcatcatcatcatcctcatcacatcatcatcaccatcattattttcatcatcaccatcaccatcatcaccatcatcagcagcatcatcatcatcatcgccatcatcatcatcatcaccatcatcaccactatcccCCGTACGCGGATCACACCCTGTGACGATGCATTAACAAGAAGGTATTCAGATCTAAAGAAGATGGGGAAAGTGGTCCATCATAATTCTCCTTTCATCATCCGTTCTCTCCGTTCGTTTTCTTGACTGCTTCTTGTCGTTTTTCTCCACTGGTATAAAAGAGTGTTCCAATCCAACACATTACGCTTGATAAAACCTAAGGATGTAATCACTGGGAATCACAGATTAAGCTTCATTTATTGAATTCCCTTAtgtattttcaatacaaataaatgaaataaaaatcaatgctCAGTGTCGATTTATAGGAAATTTGGTTAGAGCAGGTTAGAGcaaaatatgttgttttttCACTAAACATAATCAAAATTAAAGACATTACcacattatattatattttattttattgaaaatatttcatcattCTGGTCATTTGGGCATAAATCAACCGTTGCAATGTATGCTATTCTCTACACAACCCTCATCTCCAAATAAATACGACATAAAACTCTTAAATGACCTTTACTATCCTTGTgttataaaacatttatatatgactaaacatgatttttcagcataaaaatttaatataaatttcaaatgcGAATTACTTTTGTTTACTACCTTTCAAGATTGTATCtgctttttatttcttgaaagaattattcaaaatcttacgcgtttttattattttcatcacagCGTCACTATAGTGGCGTTTACCTTAGtattattgttcttttttaGACAAACAAATTGCTCTTCATTCTGATATACattaaaggttaagtccacccaagagaaatgttgatttgaatagatgagaaaaatcaaaataacataacgctgaaaatttcatcaaaatcggatgtaaaagaagaaagttatgacaatttaaagtttcgcttatttttcacaaaaacagggatatgcacaactcagtgacatgcaaatgagactgttgatgatgtccctcactcactatttcttttgtttttactgtttgaattatacaatatttcattttttctagaTTTAACAATAATGACCATCTTGACAGaagcatataatattaaacaatgctaattctacatgttcagagAGTAAttgatcgttgtttcacttgacaatgaggagaaagttaaaatatttcatataattagatacaaaagaaatagtgagtggatgacgtcatcagtctcctcttttgcatacagaccaggatgtgcatataactgtttttaatttagagaaactttaaaatgccataactttcttattttacatccgattttgatgaaattttcagtgttattttttttttcttcttttttggagggtggacttgtcctttaagtgcaTCCTCTTCTATCGTATTATCCCCCTTAAACCAGTCCGTTGAAATACTGCTCCCACCTACTGCGAAGTTATATCTAAAGCAAAATTTGCCTCGTAATTCATTCAATAAAGACATCCTTATAAAATTCTTGGTGAAAAGATCCCTCTTCTGATTTAACGAAATGGAACTCTTCAAATTTTATCTCGCCTCTGGGCAGTTTGATTGTTACTTGGACATAAAGCTTTACTCTGTCGTTAATCTTCCGTAATTTAACACTGACATTTTGTTCCATGTTACCCCATATTTGTTCTTTGTCACTGCCCATTTTCTTCATGTTAAACAGATATCAAGAGACACGAAAAGtcccaaaaataaataaacttaaagggatactccgggctggaaatgatatgaattaaagagataaagaaaaatcagacaaataaaacactgaaaagtttatcaaaatcggaaaatgaataacaaagttatggcattttaaagatttgcattatttcggtgaaacggttccaggcatgtctttatgaacattcaatgagcaaattgatgatgtcatttccccacttgttcttttgtattttattacatgaaattaggtttattcattcTACCAATAACTGACAATTttggattgacaattgatttagtgcattatatattcattgctgcaacttatttcattatagagGAGACACATAATTCACACATGAaggaaacaattatgatttcatgtaatagcctaagaaaaaggaaagtgggatgcgacatcatcaacccacctaatgaatattcacgacgacgtgcatatacctattttaagaaaataatgctaaactttaaaattcaataaattcgatattttttatcagattttgatttgtgaatttaactctatttatttagatataaatattttcagcccagagtaccTCTTTAAGCCAGTACGATAGGCTAGTATTTTTTTGTAAGTAATAGCAAATTGAGATATTGGGGCCCAtaaatttttgaatttcaaCTCAATATATTGCTATTATCACGGCCGCCCCCATTGCTCAGATCTGATATACTCCAATGAGTAAATTGAGCTTATCTTGCCGCTGATAAGTCCTTTGGAAATGCTGTCAAAACCTAAGTCGACTGAGTAAGCATATTTCGGACCCAATGTGATGGATCTTCGATGTCCTCAAAGCGACGTGTTAGCATGCAACGGAACACCTTTCGAAACACCGGATGTCTCCACGCATAGATGATCGGATTCAAACAGTAATTCACCGACAtgataagaaagaaaattacaaacaaTGTCGGATGAATGCTTGTGAAAAACGTCACCGTTGCAGGAGCAAGACACACAAAGTAACACAGGACAACGGTGAAGAGGTTCCTCGTAATCTGCTGGTCAAGATCACGTCGTTCTTCTCTGCGTACCCTTATGCTATTAGTGCTCGCACGAATGCTATTTCTGACTTTCCGTACATGATCTCGAACGTGCATATAGATACTGATGTAGCAGAAGGCCATTGCAGCCATTGATGTCAAAGTACATGCCCCGAAGAGGTAATTGAACATGGCTCCTTTAACGACACCACATAGATGGTTAAACAAGCCAAAGTGAACACGATCTACTATCAGGAAGATTATGAGCATCAAAATGGGAAAACCCAGTACGATCACGAGAACGGCTGCGATCTTGCCCGGAGAGAAGAGTTTCTGCTGCGTTTGAGGCGGTCTTGTTACGACGACGTACCGGTTGAATGCGATGATGACGAGGAGACTGAAACTCCAGAAGTTGACGACACAAGTCAACGCACCCACCACTTCACAGACCAGGATATACGGTGTCTGATGACTGCTCGCGGCGCCGAGCAGCGCCCCCGCCTGAAACGGTAGAGCAAGAGCGCTCAAGGTATCGACACAGCTCAGTGTTACGATGAAAGCATTGGTTGCGGTATGGAGACGACGGGATAACAACACTGCTACGATCACAAACAGGTTCCCGACGACACCGATGAAACAGATGACGATGAGGATACAAGCTGATGCGATTAAAAGCGGCTTCGTCTCCTTTGTTATCGGGTCGCTTGTTGCAGATTGAGAAAGGTTGACGAGAGATTCAGTAGTATCCATACCTGTCTCTGGGTAGTTATATTATCAAGGTTATGTCACTTGAAGTGCCctgcaaaataaaagaaacaaattattatgaaaataagcACAATTGTAACTCTACGTCAAACCTAGTTGAATGTAGAAACACTTAAATTGGTTGTAAACATAAAGCGTATAATTTTATGTTACACCCACGCCAAATAATGAGAATAACAATCAAAGAAAGAACGCTAACATGActagcagtggcgtacctaggatttttcacagggggggggggcaaaatcagccgccaaaaaatttgacaagcaaaaaaaataaataaaaaaaataaataaaaaaagaaggtcttcaataaaaaaatgaaggttttcgtaccagaaaaaaaattgacaagcaaaaaaaaaaaaaaaaaaaaaaaggtcttcaagctcatcagggggggggggcaataaaggtcttcaagctcgtcaggggggggggggcaaaaaaggtattttaagctcgtcaggggggcaggtatatgacttttgtatgggttgtggctcgtcaggggggggcagagtgcccccccctgcccccccccccccgtaggtacgctagtgatgaCTAGTATATGCTTTTAAAAGAGGTGAAATATAGAAATGATTTTCTTAGGAGTAAACTGATTCTGATTGTTCGTGTTATGAGCATACCTCGATCGCCGATGGttgaaattaaatattaaaatttgaatatcacTAGCTTTATAATATATTTAGAATTGGCATTTGTATAAACATCAAAGTTTAGTGACTTAATTTATCACCTGACATAATTCAATGATTATTAAACAATATCCCTTACCCTACAATGGCCTCAAATCACAAAATCTGATTTCCTGTAATATCAAGGGGACAGGATGTTTTTCTTTGTCAATTGGATACTGTCTATTTGCATTGTcatggaaaataaattttacatgTAATGATTATTGTGCCCTTCTATCTGATGTTTAAATTGCCGTAATTCTAATTCCTCACAACCCACGTTAAACGAATACCGTATTTGCAGTTTAATGCAGTGCTTTTGAGTTTAAAGAGTTAGATACTCTGCTTACATAAATAATTACACTCAATCAATAGAGCACATCCCTTTTCTGAGAATGGCATGTATATCTATTTTAGGTAATAAACGCGATAAAGTGCAAAACATAAAGGGGCATATATTATTCAAATTCTGATTTGTGTCCCCAtccataaaaaaaagttttatagtGAGTCATTATTAGCAGTGTCGCATGTATTTATCAGCTTGTACCCCTCCTTTATCcacaaaataatgttttccATTATAAAATGGACATCCTAAGCAATAAAAAACATCAGAGTGACTCAAGAATTCCTTGTAGAAAATAGATTATTCTAGTAAAAAAACTTATGTTATTCGTTAATATGACAAGaaaattctattatttttttcaatatatagTAAAGCGATTCAAGTACAATACTTTTGGTGTGTAGTACTGTGATCCTAATGGAAAAACACAGTATCACAGAATGAGTCTTACaatatgttcacagtgtgttcacagtgcgcTCACAGTGGGTTCACatatgtttacagtgtgttgACAGTACTTTCAATGTATTCACAGGAGGTTTACAGTGCAGTGTGTACATACTGTtcaacagtgtgttcacatgatGTTCACAGTGGGTTCAATGTGCGTTCACAGactgttcatagtgtgttcatagtgcATTCACAGTGTGATTACAGTGCGTTCAGTGTGTCCACAGTGGGTTCAGAGTGTGTTCATAGActtttcacagtgtgttcatagtgcaTTCACAGTGTGATTACAGTGCGTTCAGTGTGGGTTCAGAGTGTGTTCACAGACTTTTCACAGTGCATTCACAGTGGGTTCACAGtgcattcacagtgtgttcacagtgcatTCAGAGTGTGATCACATAATGCGTCCAGTGTGTACACAGACTGTTCACAGTGGGTTCACAATGTGCTTACAGTGCGTTATTTCATCTTAAAACTGTCCACTAACAAACTGTGAGCATTCAAACTACAGAGACCCCGGTGTCCACAGTCTTGAATTGTCTCCATAATATAAGATTTTACCATGTTCACAGTGCATTATACAGTATATGCACACATTAATTGTGTTGCGAGACACTTTGTTCCTATAGCAACGAAGGAATCCGGGACAGGGGACAAATTAAATGGCATTTCGTGGTGGTTCACTAAATAAAACAACgacagtatatacatgtagaatgctGGCAATGAGTGTTTAATTCAAAATTTCTTCGACATTAAAAAGAAGCAAAGCATTCTCACCTGGATTGCCGTTGAGTAGGGATTGCACATGTATCACACAACGTTGATATGCGTGGAATTTTAGAGGTTCTTCCGTCGGTAATGGAATCATCATCTGAGCAATATGGAATGAGAAACAATGCTACCACAAGCGCCCCTCCTGCGTAGGCCTATCTCACTTCTAAATAATTAACGGTCGCTCAAAAGCACTTATAAATATCAGTCAATTCAGGGCAATAATTAGCGAAGACAGTAAATGCGTTTTGAATGATGTGCGTACTTTAATTTCCGTGTAGGCCTAATATGGAGCGTCAGTGAATTGACATTCTGCAACAGTCAATATAATTGGGCATCAGTAATCGGTTAACTAGTGCGCCCCTCGGATGGGAGTCCATGTAGAAAGTCAGAGATGGTACAAGATGACCTCATTGATGCATAAACACAGTTCGATCTACATCTCCATGCAGTGTACAGCCAGTGATAGCCGAATAACTacgtattttcattttatattaaagtctttatatcatttgaaataaacatataaacCTTTTTACATGGTTTAGCTCCATCGCGATACGCATTGTCTGTTGTTGATTACGGTGACGTCAGACACCACGATGGTAATAATAGAAAGGATATATTCCAACaaatatgtattttcataattagcGGAAGCTGAACTAGAGGAAGTTATATAAATGTACCTTTATTGAGTCAATTCAGCAGACGGTTGACGAGAGATGTCATGAATGATATTCCATATGTGAAATTTTTAGAGTGGAGCTTAAAATGAggaaatttatatattaaaaaattcaaggTTGAGGTTTTCATAGGCAAATGATGCCTATATTtaagaaagtaataaaaaaaatattgaaagctgTCTTGAAGATAAAGTATGATATGCACGGCGCACTAGATGTATATGCTACAATTCATCTATTCATACATCAGTGGCGTCATGAGTCAAAATCGTTGAGGGGGCCAGACATATGCGAATGCGGCCAAATTTCTACAAAGTTGGAAGAGAGCGAAGTGAGTTGggcaaatattttgacattgtCAATTCCAAATTGATTTCGGGAagagattttgacataatatccaGAGAAAGATATAACGTTtcatcctttttcattttctttctttccgcCCCCTCCCTATTTGTTCTTGGTCGGGAAACTATTGggtgcacagcaaaaactgtggtgttaaccggtgtacatagaggaccacaccagttattttacaccggtgttgaattggtggtgttagttttacacctataggtgtcattacaacacctttggttgttacatttacacgctttggtgttatgtttaatctctagggtgcaattttaacacctcacggtgtggtcctctattaacaccaactggtgtcagttttaacaccccagtttttacagtgtggcaGGGGAGGGGGCATGAccccaaagccccccccccccccctcatctatacatttataattaataatacatatatgCGCTTTATAGGTTGTGTGAATATGCTTTGATCATAACCTTACATggcctttgtattttttttaaagaaactaaTAGCCTCTCATAATAAagaaacaagtaaaaaaagacCATGAAGCATACGCATTGTGTTCTATTATTAGATACTCAGTGATGCAAGATCGAAAGAACAAACTAGGTTAGTTCACGAATCATGCTTTTGGTTACATCATTCAAGACAAAATGGAAAGCGTGAAACCGcaaaatcattcaatcaatatcGCTTACAACGTCAAGGTTtcgattaaaatttgaaattatatcacTCCCGCTGTATGTGTTACACTTGGTACTGGGTAGAATAGGACCTGATGTTagcttgaaataaaattaataattcaaatagaattgaaattaaaaagtatAGCTCCGGTTTATAATTCCCATCTTTCTTACTAGATCGATACCATGACTTCACTACCGTCTTTGATCGTTGTCTTAGCAGCCATGTACTTCaacttctctttctcctttttattaTCTTCCTTTTCCTCACCCTCATTATTCTCTCCTtctctcctcctcttcttcttctcatccttctcctcctccttcttctccttctttccttcttcttaattcttcttcttctcctcctcttcctcctcctcctccttcttcttcttttccttcttcttcttctcattctccttcttcttcttcttttacttcttcttcttctaccaCAATTGTCATTACAACTACTTCTTCCACTATTTACTACTACCTTCCCCTTGTTTGCATGTGGACATATCCATCAATacatcgcccccccccccccgaattcaACCGTATCGTATCTCTGAGTGCTTCATATCAATATTACCAGTAAACATAAGATGAAAGTTTTTTTATAaccatatttcaatattattatgaaattgaTATCTACTCTGTTTCTCTCTTTGAGTGCTACAATTTAATTGCGGTAAACCACAATTTATTGTTGACATGTACAGTTTCTTTTGGTTTACTAACCAAGGATAGTTATCCGAAGACAAACATAACGTCATATTCACACAAAATGCAGGGACTTCCCAACTCACTGCAACATGCATATCACAATGCAATTAGAAATACCACTGAAGTTATTGATAGCCCCGCCTATGCCCTTACCATGGTAACACGCAGTTTTAACACACTTGGAAATGAATCTTTAATGTCTTTACCAAAGATAAATATTTGAAGCAAATTTAAAGAGCAAcggcagaaataaagaaaaatatttttcgaggGTTTTGGCAATAACATGCAGTTttcatcaggggcggatccagccttcgccaataggggggggggggattttcagCCATATtgtccccgatcggccgctcgaagttgatttctgtttgtttgtttgaaggggtagtcctaatagtcacttctaagctttatacttataaatcaacataaatatatgataatctcataagccttatttaaaaagtgcgagcgcttcgcgcgagctgattttttaaatatgaatttattgtattttgtcgaataattctgggcaatgtttgtgatcatgAAGAGATGCTAATGCAACTAAATagttactgcgagcgcgaagcgcgaccaaaaattgttgatatacgttttgatctgatcgaaAAGTGTACTGTTAAGGAAAGCTTGCATACGACACGTtacatattttcaacaatcaaagaatgcaagcgcaaagcacgagctgataatttttgacatttctaccaaaataatggaaattccaagcactttttgtaatcgtgaacaggataggtatataaataaacaattgatgcgagcgcgaagctcgagcggaAAAGTTCGAGACTTAGACCTAAATACGAGGCACtctattcatttttgtaattcatgaaaattatgagtacttggggatcttcctacattaataatgcgagcgcaaagtgcgagccgAAAATATCTGATAATCTGActtagaatctgggcattctgaatgcattttttaatcatgaaaataaatagagcgagcgcgaagtgaggccttaaaatatttgatattccgatctaaaaagggtaaatttaatttctttatttcaagcactttgtaggaaaactatgaggtggatatgaatcgcactaaaaggacaagtccaccacaacaaaaagttgatttgaaaaaaaggagaaaaattcaacaagcaaaacactgaaaattttatcaaaatcggatgtaaattaagaaagttatgacattttaaagtttcgctaaattttcacacaacagttatatgcacatcctggtcggtgtgcaaattggcagactgatgacgtcatccactcactatttcttttgtattttattatatgaaatatgaaatattctaattttctcctccttgtcaagtgaaacaaagttttatttttcactgaacatgtggatttaccattattttaacagtttatggttaagttaagtcggtccttattgtcaaatctgtaaaaattgaaatattgtattattcaaacaataaaaaacaaaataaatagtgagtgatggacatcatcgactctctcatttgcatatcgctgagttgtgcattttactgttttgtgaaaaaaagggaaacttgaaaatgtcataactttcttattttacatccgatttcgatgaaatttgcagtgttatgtttgtttgatttttatctatcgattcaaatcaacaattttcttgggtggacttgacctttaaccttttaATAATAAAAGCTGATATCTTTAATAATTATTGCTTTTTGACAtgggaccgggacattctaaggacattttgtcatcatatgaaaatgatgactatcttcctattcctcttcctcaGCGCGAagtgaaacttgtcgatattccattctgaaaaaagggacgATTCAATTATTGAAATGTCTtattaattaatcaaataaGCCTATGAGTGCGTGAAATGTGTGAATGTTattgcctgaaaactggacacttTAAGCACTTTTGAATAGGATacatgagttgatatatttttaacaattaatgcgagcgcaaatctcgagccaaaatttttgataaactgtcatgaaatggggattttcagtttgttaaagaattaatattgtcagtggcgtaactacggggggcatgggggcacgtgccccccccccccccaatcggctgacaaaaaaaaaaaaaaaacggggtaaaggagaaaaagagggagaaaggaagagaaactaaatgggaaagaagacattattgttcattataatgaaaacctcccgttttcaagtcaatatacaccaaactgccaaatatatttcctcgcacttcgagttatta encodes the following:
- the LOC129275668 gene encoding somatostatin receptor type 4-like is translated as MDTTESLVNLSQSATSDPITKETKPLLIASACILIVICFIGVVGNLFVIVAVLLSRRLHTATNAFIVTLSCVDTLSALALPFQAGALLGAASSHQTPYILVCEVVGALTCVVNFWSFSLLVIIAFNRYVVVTRPPQTQQKLFSPGKIAAVLVIVLGFPILMLIIFLIVDRVHFGLFNHLCGVVKGAMFNYLFGACTLTSMAAMAFCYISIYMHVRDHVRKVRNSIRASTNSIRVRREERRDLDQQITRNLFTVVLCYFVCLAPATVTFFTSIHPTLFVIFFLIMSVNYCLNPIIYAWRHPVFRKVFRCMLTRRFEDIEDPSHWVRNMLTQST